A stretch of the uncultured Desulfobacter sp. genome encodes the following:
- a CDS encoding TrkA family potassium uptake protein, with amino-acid sequence MKQFLIIGLGNFGFYLATHLYSKGHDVMAVDKSPVLVQSIKDHVTQAVIADATDAGTLKELGVKNVDTAVVGIGSVLGDSILAVLNLQELGIAHIVAKAISDPHKKVLEKLGVEDIIFPEKDTALSMAKKLDNPSLIDYLPFMEGYGIIELVVPEKFVGKSLKQINLTNKYGVQVIAIKGQGPDHTRFSPKADHILNQEDLLILLGPEKGLDTLKTATQK; translated from the coding sequence ATGAAACAATTTCTGATTATCGGCCTGGGGAATTTTGGCTTTTACCTGGCCACTCATTTATATAGCAAAGGGCACGATGTCATGGCCGTAGATAAAAGCCCTGTTCTTGTACAATCCATTAAAGATCATGTTACCCAGGCGGTGATTGCGGATGCAACGGATGCGGGCACCCTTAAAGAGCTGGGTGTCAAAAATGTGGACACAGCCGTGGTGGGTATCGGTTCAGTGCTGGGAGATTCCATCCTTGCGGTACTCAACCTTCAGGAACTGGGTATCGCGCATATTGTGGCCAAAGCCATCAGTGATCCCCATAAAAAAGTTTTAGAAAAGCTCGGCGTTGAAGATATTATCTTTCCGGAAAAAGACACGGCTCTTTCCATGGCAAAAAAACTGGACAATCCCAGCCTTATCGATTATCTGCCCTTTATGGAAGGATATGGCATCATCGAGCTTGTTGTGCCTGAAAAATTTGTGGGAAAAAGCCTCAAACAGATTAATTTAACCAATAAATATGGTGTTCAGGTCATTGCGATAAAAGGCCAGGGTCCAGATCATACACGGTTCTCTCCCAAGGCCGATCACATTCTGAACCAGGAAGATCTCCTTATTCTGCTCGGACCGGAGAAGGGATTGGATACTTTGAAAACCGCCACCCAAAAATGA
- the acnA gene encoding aconitate hydratase AcnA, whose product MDQDKFGSKDQLKLSSATAQFYRLETLEKQGIGNISSLPFSIKILLEQTLRNLDYFQVNEEDIVALANWQPKQKSDKEIPFKPARVILQDLTGVPALVDLAALRTSMSQLGGNPGVINPKIPVDLIIDHSIQVDSFGKADSLQLNMEKEFERNRERYEFLKWGQKNFQNMRIFPPGVGIVHQVNLESLANVVQMRDNVCFSDTVVGTDSHTPMVNGLGVLGWGVGGIEAESVMLGQPIYMQIPQVVGFKLTGKMGPGTTATDLVFRIVQILREVGVVEKFVEFYGDGLSGLSLADRATISNMAPEYGATMGFFPTDAETLEYLKETGRSPDIIERVERYCKEQGLFRTDGMSAPQFSEEIELDLSTIEPSLAGPKRPMDRIGLSSMKSTWAKTLTAPVGPQGYELKENELTAQAEITPSDSGTPFTLAHGSVVLAAITSCTNTSNPSVMIAAGLLAQKAVEKGLKAKPWVKTSLAPGSRVVTDYLEKSKLDGFLEQLGFFTVGYGCTSCIGNSGPLSEPITKAITDNDLVVASVLSGNRNFEGRVNPLTKANYLASPPLVVAYAIAGTVNTNLAEDPLGTDPAGNPVYLKDIWPDTDEIAKVISMITPDMYLQRYSNFETLSPLWNEIPTKGDEVYEWDESSTYIRNPPFFVNMSKELKPDSDIVDATVLVKVGDSVTTDHISPAGAIAQNTPAAKYLLDHKIALADFNSYGSRRGNDQVMVRGTFANIRLRNQLAPGTEGGITTYLPTGEQMSIFDASGKYKEAGTPLIVLAGKEYGTGSSRDWAAKGTYLLGVKAVIATSYERIHRSNLLGMGVLPLQFKDGSSPESLNLTGKESYSILGLSDGIKPGMELTLKADDQEIPVLLRLDTPVEIEYYRNGGILHTVLRNFMKEVD is encoded by the coding sequence ATGGATCAAGACAAATTTGGTAGTAAAGATCAACTAAAATTGTCCAGTGCAACGGCGCAGTTCTATAGACTTGAGACCTTGGAAAAACAAGGAATCGGAAACATCTCAAGCCTGCCGTTTTCAATTAAAATATTATTGGAGCAGACCCTGCGCAACCTGGACTACTTCCAAGTCAATGAAGAAGATATCGTTGCATTGGCAAATTGGCAGCCCAAACAAAAATCAGACAAAGAGATTCCGTTTAAGCCGGCCCGGGTCATTTTGCAGGACTTGACAGGGGTCCCCGCTCTGGTGGATTTGGCTGCCCTGCGGACATCCATGAGCCAATTGGGGGGCAATCCTGGGGTTATCAACCCCAAAATACCGGTGGACCTGATTATTGACCACTCTATTCAGGTGGATTCGTTCGGCAAAGCAGACTCCCTGCAGCTCAATATGGAGAAGGAATTTGAACGCAACCGGGAAAGATACGAATTTTTGAAATGGGGACAAAAAAACTTCCAGAATATGAGGATATTTCCTCCCGGCGTGGGCATTGTTCATCAGGTGAACCTGGAGTCTTTAGCCAATGTCGTGCAAATGAGAGATAATGTCTGTTTTTCCGACACCGTGGTCGGCACCGATTCCCATACGCCCATGGTGAACGGCTTAGGTGTATTGGGCTGGGGCGTTGGCGGCATTGAAGCCGAATCCGTCATGCTGGGCCAGCCCATTTATATGCAGATCCCTCAGGTTGTGGGATTCAAGCTGACCGGCAAAATGGGCCCCGGCACCACGGCCACGGACTTGGTTTTCAGGATCGTTCAAATCCTAAGGGAAGTGGGTGTGGTGGAAAAGTTTGTTGAATTCTATGGCGACGGCCTTTCAGGGCTCAGCCTTGCCGACAGAGCCACCATCTCCAACATGGCGCCCGAGTATGGGGCAACCATGGGCTTTTTCCCCACGGATGCCGAGACCTTGGAATATCTGAAAGAGACCGGCAGAAGTCCTGACATCATTGAACGGGTTGAGCGTTACTGCAAGGAGCAAGGTCTTTTTAGAACCGACGGCATGTCCGCCCCGCAGTTTTCAGAGGAAATTGAGCTGGATCTTTCAACCATCGAACCGTCCCTGGCAGGCCCCAAACGCCCCATGGACCGTATCGGATTGTCGAGTATGAAGTCAACTTGGGCAAAAACCTTGACAGCACCTGTTGGCCCCCAAGGATATGAATTAAAAGAGAATGAGCTGACGGCCCAGGCAGAGATTACCCCGTCTGACTCAGGAACGCCCTTTACCCTGGCACACGGCTCAGTTGTGCTGGCAGCCATCACCTCCTGCACCAACACCAGCAATCCGTCCGTCATGATTGCAGCCGGTTTACTGGCCCAAAAAGCCGTGGAAAAGGGGCTTAAAGCCAAACCATGGGTCAAAACATCCCTGGCACCGGGCTCAAGGGTTGTCACGGATTACCTGGAAAAATCAAAACTTGACGGATTTTTAGAACAACTTGGCTTTTTTACGGTTGGGTATGGCTGTACAAGCTGTATCGGCAATTCCGGTCCCCTGTCGGAACCGATCACCAAAGCCATAACAGACAACGATCTGGTGGTTGCATCGGTGCTCTCGGGCAACCGGAATTTTGAAGGCAGAGTTAATCCGCTCACAAAAGCCAATTATCTGGCAAGCCCGCCCCTGGTTGTGGCCTATGCCATCGCTGGAACGGTCAATACCAATCTTGCGGAAGATCCCTTGGGGACAGATCCGGCCGGCAACCCGGTCTACCTGAAAGATATCTGGCCGGATACAGACGAAATTGCAAAAGTTATCTCAATGATCACCCCGGACATGTATCTGCAGCGGTACAGCAATTTTGAAACCCTGTCTCCGCTCTGGAACGAAATCCCCACCAAGGGCGATGAGGTGTATGAATGGGATGAATCCTCAACCTATATCAGAAATCCGCCCTTTTTCGTGAACATGAGCAAGGAGCTGAAGCCTGACAGTGATATTGTTGACGCCACGGTCCTGGTGAAGGTTGGGGACTCGGTCACCACCGACCATATTTCACCGGCCGGGGCCATCGCACAAAACACGCCGGCAGCAAAGTATCTGCTTGATCACAAAATTGCCCTTGCTGATTTTAATTCATATGGTTCCAGAAGGGGAAATGACCAGGTGATGGTCCGGGGAACCTTTGCCAACATCCGATTGAGAAACCAGCTTGCACCCGGAACTGAAGGCGGTATTACCACCTATCTTCCCACCGGGGAACAGATGTCTATTTTTGACGCGTCCGGAAAATATAAAGAGGCCGGCACGCCGTTGATTGTTTTGGCCGGCAAGGAATACGGCACAGGATCTTCACGGGACTGGGCGGCCAAGGGGACGTATCTGTTGGGCGTAAAAGCGGTTATTGCCACTAGTTACGAAAGGATCCACAGGTCCAACCTGCTGGGTATGGGGGTGTTACCCCTACAGTTTAAAGACGGCAGTTCGCCCGAGTCTTTGAACCTGACCGGCAAAGAATCCTATTCCATTTTGGGACTCAGTGACGGCATTAAACCCGGCATGGAATTGACACTCAAAGCGGATGATCAGGAAATTCCGGTGCTGCTTAGATTGGACACCCCTGTGGAAATTGAATACTATCGAAACGGCGGGATTCTGCATACCGTATTAAGAAACTTCATGAAAGAGGTCGATTAA
- a CDS encoding saccharopine dehydrogenase C-terminal domain-containing protein has product MHLGNFSFKHSVFVQTLFKETPMKNILILGAGLVSRPGVVFLLENNFKVTVASRTLEKAEKIVQGFENGTACQLIVEDQGALDALVKQHDIIVSLLPWTLHLTVAKTCLKFDKFMATTSYVSEEMKALDADVKAKNLLFLNEIGVDPGIDHMSAMQVIDKVHDQGGKIRHFYSICGGLPAPEDNDNPFGYKFSWSPKGVVLASRNAARFLKNDKVIDIKGEDLFLNYRVETVEGLGKFEVYPNRNSLPYKDIYGLKDALTIMRGTYRNIGWCDTLKKIVDLGLVDDTPRPSLSNISYKQMMADIAGVVASGDVVTAIAEKAGLEKDHFVIRNLEWLGLFSNEKIPPMNNRLDVLSEKLMEKLPYKPGEKDMLLLRHTFIVENADETQSTITSTLIDYGIPNGDSSMARTVSLPLGIGIKLMAEGKIDLTGVQIPTKKEIYEPVLEGLSDLNIKMTEKIM; this is encoded by the coding sequence TTGCATCTGGGCAACTTTTCGTTTAAACACAGTGTTTTTGTTCAGACATTATTTAAGGAAACACCCATGAAAAACATATTGATACTGGGCGCAGGCCTGGTTAGCAGACCCGGAGTGGTCTTTTTGCTGGAAAATAATTTTAAGGTTACCGTGGCATCAAGAACCCTTGAAAAGGCGGAAAAAATCGTCCAGGGGTTTGAGAACGGGACTGCATGTCAGCTTATAGTAGAAGACCAGGGCGCTCTGGATGCCCTGGTAAAACAACATGATATTATTGTCAGTCTTTTGCCCTGGACACTACACCTCACTGTGGCCAAAACCTGCCTGAAATTTGATAAATTCATGGCCACCACCTCTTATGTGAGTGAGGAGATGAAAGCGCTGGATGCGGATGTCAAAGCCAAAAATCTGCTTTTCTTGAATGAAATCGGCGTAGACCCCGGCATTGACCATATGTCCGCCATGCAGGTCATTGACAAGGTGCACGACCAGGGGGGCAAAATCCGTCATTTTTATTCCATCTGCGGCGGCCTGCCGGCACCCGAAGATAATGATAATCCCTTTGGCTACAAATTTTCATGGAGCCCCAAAGGGGTGGTCCTGGCCTCCAGAAATGCCGCCCGCTTCCTCAAAAATGATAAAGTCATCGACATCAAGGGAGAGGATCTGTTTCTTAACTATCGTGTGGAAACCGTGGAAGGCTTAGGAAAATTCGAAGTCTATCCAAACCGGAATTCTCTGCCCTACAAAGATATTTATGGATTAAAGGATGCTCTTACCATTATGCGAGGGACCTACCGGAACATCGGCTGGTGCGATACCCTTAAAAAAATTGTAGACTTAGGCCTGGTGGATGATACCCCAAGACCGTCGCTGTCCAATATCTCCTACAAGCAAATGATGGCCGATATTGCAGGGGTGGTCGCAAGCGGTGATGTGGTTACAGCCATTGCCGAAAAAGCCGGGTTGGAGAAAGATCATTTTGTGATCCGGAATCTGGAATGGCTGGGATTGTTCTCAAATGAAAAAATTCCTCCAATGAACAACCGCCTGGATGTTCTCAGTGAAAAATTGATGGAAAAACTGCCGTATAAGCCCGGCGAAAAGGATATGCTTTTGCTGCGCCACACCTTTATTGTGGAAAATGCGGATGAAACTCAATCTACGATCACCTCCACCTTGATTGACTACGGCATTCCCAATGGGGATTCGTCAATGGCAAGGACCGTGAGCCTGCCCCTGGGCATTGGGATCAAGCTCATGGCCGAAGGTAAAATTGACCTGACAGGTGTCCAGATCCCCACCAAAAAAGAGATCTACGAACCTGTATTAGAAGGCCTTTCCGATCTGAACATCAAAATGACGGAAAAGATTATGTGA
- a CDS encoding bifunctional lysine ketoglutarate reductase /saccharopine dehydrogenase family protein, whose amino-acid sequence MKKYLGIRREDKNKWERRVPLIPEDVKELKDRFGIEAVVQPSDLRIYKDDEFEKNKAIIQEDLSQVDTVFAVKEIPVDLLAQGKTYIFFSHTIKGQPYNMGLLQKLVDLKCNLIDYERIANEKNQRLIFFGAHAGYAGMIETLFAFAQKLSLKGIASPLDELKQAYAYASLDEAKAHVKTIGEKIASQGLPEQIAPLVVGFAGYGNVSQGAQQILDILPIKEISPDQISQIRDAACPDRHHIYKVVFKEADMVTPIDGEFSLQEYYDHPEKYRSVMDGFLPHMDILVNCIYWTEDYPRIVTAKGLQEGGDKPSKLSVIGDISCDIEGSIEITKDATMPDNACFTYLPGTDTFEAGITTDGITVMAIDNLPCEFSKESSIFFSQVLKGFAPDIVNADFDTSFDALALPYAIKKALILHKGQFTPDYEYMKAFI is encoded by the coding sequence ATGAAAAAATACCTCGGTATTCGAAGAGAAGACAAGAATAAATGGGAAAGACGGGTTCCCCTTATTCCTGAAGATGTAAAAGAGCTAAAAGATCGGTTCGGCATTGAGGCTGTGGTCCAACCCTCAGATCTCAGGATTTACAAGGATGATGAATTTGAAAAAAACAAGGCTATTATCCAGGAAGACTTAAGCCAGGTCGATACTGTTTTTGCCGTCAAAGAGATTCCGGTGGATCTGCTGGCACAGGGGAAAACCTATATCTTTTTTTCCCATACAATCAAGGGACAGCCATATAACATGGGTCTGCTTCAAAAGCTGGTCGATCTTAAATGCAACCTTATTGACTACGAACGTATCGCCAATGAAAAGAATCAAAGATTGATCTTTTTCGGTGCCCATGCCGGCTATGCCGGTATGATCGAGACCCTGTTCGCATTTGCCCAAAAGTTGTCCTTAAAGGGAATTGCCTCTCCTCTGGATGAGCTGAAACAGGCCTATGCGTATGCTTCTCTGGATGAGGCCAAAGCCCATGTTAAAACCATTGGAGAAAAAATTGCAAGCCAGGGATTGCCTGAACAGATCGCCCCGCTTGTGGTTGGCTTTGCCGGATACGGGAATGTTTCCCAGGGAGCCCAGCAGATTCTGGATATTCTTCCGATAAAAGAGATCTCGCCGGATCAGATTTCTCAGATTCGAGACGCGGCCTGTCCCGACCGTCACCATATCTATAAAGTGGTTTTCAAGGAAGCTGACATGGTAACGCCAATTGACGGCGAGTTCAGCCTCCAGGAGTACTATGACCATCCTGAAAAATACCGGTCCGTCATGGACGGTTTTCTGCCCCATATGGATATCCTGGTTAACTGCATATACTGGACCGAAGATTATCCCAGAATCGTGACCGCAAAAGGGCTTCAGGAGGGTGGGGACAAGCCCTCCAAGCTTTCAGTCATCGGGGATATCAGCTGTGACATAGAAGGGTCCATTGAAATTACAAAAGATGCCACCATGCCGGATAACGCGTGCTTTACGTATCTGCCAGGAACCGATACCTTTGAAGCGGGCATCACAACGGACGGGATTACGGTCATGGCCATTGACAACTTGCCCTGTGAGTTTTCAAAGGAGTCCTCCATCTTCTTTTCCCAAGTTTTAAAAGGATTTGCCCCGGATATCGTAAATGCCGATTTTGACACCTCTTTTGATGCCCTGGCATTGCCCTATGCCATCAAAAAGGCATTGATCCTTCATAAGGGGCAATTCACCCCGGATTACGAATATATGAAAGCGTTTATTTAG
- a CDS encoding 4Fe-4S binding protein, with amino-acid sequence MKQKWSPRQWVQHLFLGIVVFSGIRFYLFAASLEKGVMPGFHRPDSVDAFLPISALLSLRHFMAAHTIPAIHPAGLVLFLIICGSALLVRRGFCAWVCPVGLISDYLDRLNAKMFRSPLVIPRWLDLILGAIKYILAAFFIFQIFFVMPQAGVDGFLNSSANRFADLKMLWFFTHITPVALAVIVVLVVLSLFFRRFWCRYLCPYGALLGVIGLFSPARVHRNPDRCIGCKKCDRYCPGLIGVSHQTTVRSPECLACLNCVSHCPEKGALSFSYVSGKATLGPEIMAVIFLVIFSLGIGAAMLTGHWQTRIPADQYLSFVAQHRNAQSIRQADAARMQRIMMQMREQKKRASSPDQHKDTRPNIADAGHDEKKP; translated from the coding sequence ATGAAACAGAAATGGTCGCCCAGACAATGGGTGCAACACCTGTTTCTGGGTATTGTAGTATTTAGCGGTATTCGGTTTTACCTGTTTGCGGCAAGCCTTGAAAAAGGCGTTATGCCGGGATTCCATCGGCCTGACAGCGTGGATGCTTTTTTGCCTATCAGTGCACTGCTCAGTTTGCGGCATTTTATGGCGGCACACACCATCCCGGCAATTCATCCGGCAGGTCTTGTTCTTTTTTTAATTATTTGTGGCTCTGCTCTGCTGGTTCGGCGGGGCTTTTGCGCCTGGGTCTGTCCGGTGGGACTCATCAGCGACTATCTTGATCGGCTCAACGCAAAAATGTTTCGGTCTCCCCTGGTCATTCCCCGATGGCTGGACCTGATACTTGGGGCTATCAAATATATCCTGGCAGCATTTTTCATATTTCAAATTTTTTTCGTGATGCCTCAAGCCGGGGTTGACGGTTTTTTGAACAGCAGTGCCAACCGGTTTGCCGATTTAAAAATGCTCTGGTTCTTTACACACATCACACCGGTGGCCCTGGCTGTGATCGTGGTGCTGGTTGTGCTGTCGCTTTTTTTTCGACGGTTTTGGTGCCGGTATCTTTGTCCATATGGTGCCCTTTTAGGCGTCATCGGGTTGTTCAGTCCGGCGCGGGTGCATCGAAATCCGGACCGTTGTATCGGGTGCAAAAAATGTGACCGATACTGCCCCGGTTTAATTGGGGTCAGCCATCAAACAACCGTTCGCTCACCAGAGTGCCTGGCCTGCCTGAACTGCGTGTCTCATTGTCCGGAAAAAGGAGCGCTCTCTTTTTCATACGTTTCGGGTAAAGCAACGCTGGGCCCTGAAATTATGGCAGTCATTTTTCTGGTAATTTTCAGTCTCGGCATTGGCGCTGCCATGCTCACCGGCCACTGGCAGACCCGGATCCCGGCAGACCAGTATCTTTCCTTTGTCGCCCAACACCGGAACGCCCAATCGATTCGCCAGGCAGACGCGGCCAGAATGCAGCGTATCATGATGCAAATGCGCGAACAAAAAAAGAGAGCGTCATCCCCAGATCAGCATAAAGATACCCGACCAAACATTGCAGATGCCGGCCATGATGAAAAAAAGCCCTAA
- a CDS encoding CPBP family intramembrane glutamic endopeptidase has protein sequence MNSKQGTLDVFSVAKTEHKNNIHGQATVHYRSLFLLLFLCHAPVILIWLKLISFEYRFLACFCALAALVWFCFSRQYSLVELGFRTDNLKSSLVWNLFFCVAGGIGLVLMHKAGSFRQPSQNHFPQIYLFYLFYFFFLGPVQELLFRGILFSEVKRIPGLGNRFFLCISTLSFCFLHIIYNHPPLLFIALISGLVWGVIFIKKPNIWGVALSHSLLGSMAMALHLF, from the coding sequence ATGAACTCAAAACAGGGGACATTGGATGTTTTTTCCGTTGCGAAGACAGAACACAAAAACAATATTCATGGACAGGCTACAGTTCATTACCGCTCACTTTTTTTGCTGCTCTTTCTTTGTCATGCGCCGGTTATTCTTATTTGGCTGAAACTTATCTCCTTTGAGTACCGGTTCTTGGCCTGTTTCTGCGCTTTGGCGGCACTTGTCTGGTTTTGTTTCTCTCGGCAGTATAGCCTTGTGGAGCTGGGTTTTCGAACCGATAATCTAAAAAGTTCCCTGGTATGGAATTTATTTTTCTGTGTTGCCGGCGGCATCGGGCTTGTTTTAATGCACAAAGCCGGGTCTTTTAGGCAACCTTCCCAGAATCATTTTCCCCAGATATATCTATTTTACCTGTTTTATTTTTTCTTTCTGGGACCTGTCCAGGAGCTACTCTTCAGGGGGATTTTATTTTCGGAAGTTAAGCGGATACCGGGCCTGGGAAACCGCTTTTTTCTGTGCATATCCACCTTGTCCTTTTGTTTTCTCCATATTATTTACAACCATCCGCCCCTGCTCTTTATTGCGCTGATCAGCGGATTGGTCTGGGGAGTCATATTCATTAAAAAGCCGAATATCTGGGGCGTTGCGCTTTCTCACTCGCTTCTGGGCTCCATGGCCATGGCTCTGCACCTGTTCTAA
- a CDS encoding iron ABC transporter permease, protein MNFGNIKIRNLLFDSGALIFALAATGLYCIQTGTCHVPFPMVIKTISSHLIHWPDQATIPALDHTIIWDIRLPRTLLAMAVGVSLSVSGVVFQGCFRNPLVEPYVLGASSGAAFGAALGIVFPAFFLSVQIMAFVFSALAVAMAYTMARTGPDTPVVTLVLSGIITGSVFAALVGLLKYLAQDTALREIVFWLMGGFYYAGWQEVRILFAVTAVGLGIIWSSGWQLNILSMGEEEAKSLGINPGRTQFILISLATLMTAAAVSATGIIAWVGLMIPHAARLVTGPDHRRVVPVSAILGAIYLIICDTLARTLTTAEIPIGIITSLVGAPYLFFLVRTRGGQIFGR, encoded by the coding sequence ATGAATTTTGGAAATATAAAAATACGGAATCTTCTGTTTGACTCCGGGGCATTGATCTTTGCTTTGGCCGCCACAGGGCTGTACTGCATCCAGACCGGCACCTGCCATGTGCCGTTTCCCATGGTGATCAAAACCATTTCATCCCACCTGATCCACTGGCCTGACCAGGCCACCATACCAGCCCTGGACCACACCATCATCTGGGATATCCGACTTCCCCGAACCCTTTTGGCCATGGCCGTGGGCGTGAGTCTCTCTGTTTCCGGCGTGGTGTTCCAGGGCTGTTTCAGGAACCCGCTGGTGGAACCCTATGTACTGGGCGCCTCGTCGGGTGCGGCCTTTGGCGCAGCCCTGGGTATTGTTTTTCCGGCATTTTTCCTCTCGGTTCAGATCATGGCCTTTGTGTTTTCAGCCCTGGCCGTGGCCATGGCCTATACCATGGCCCGGACCGGGCCGGACACCCCGGTGGTCACCCTGGTCCTTTCAGGCATTATTACCGGCTCGGTGTTTGCCGCCCTGGTGGGCCTGCTCAAATACCTGGCCCAGGATACGGCCCTTCGGGAAATTGTATTCTGGCTTATGGGCGGATTCTACTATGCCGGATGGCAGGAGGTCCGGATATTGTTTGCGGTGACAGCCGTGGGGCTTGGCATCATCTGGTCTTCCGGATGGCAGCTCAATATCCTGTCCATGGGCGAAGAGGAGGCCAAAAGCCTTGGCATTAACCCGGGCCGGACCCAGTTTATCCTCATCAGCCTTGCTACCCTGATGACGGCTGCCGCGGTTTCGGCCACAGGCATCATTGCCTGGGTGGGCCTGATGATTCCCCATGCGGCCAGACTTGTGACCGGACCGGACCATCGCCGGGTGGTGCCGGTATCCGCCATCCTGGGCGCCATTTACCTTATTATCTGCGACACCCTGGCGCGGACATTGACAACGGCTGAAATTCCCATCGGCATCATCACCTCCCTGGTAGGCGCCCCTTATTTATTTTTTCTGGTCAGAACCCGTGGCGGACAGATTTTTGGAAGATAA
- a CDS encoding ABC transporter ATP-binding protein has translation MLQVNDLSFSYGRHRVLKDISFQIKTGELCALFGPNGTGKTTLFKCCLKFLNPDSGTVRINGKDVRTLPPKQMARLVAYVPQAHHCAFHFTAGQIVLMGRTPHLNRFFTPGAKDRKLADHAMEVLDINHLADTAFNRLSGGQQQMVLIARAIAQQTGLIFLDEPAAALDFKNQIRLWQTLQHIAEQGTAILACTHDPNHVSWFCHSTMVLDRSQLLAKGAPGQVMTQAMMDRIYGDTCQVKDLNGLKIMVPGTVDSQTTNVVAFPGTRKGTHHK, from the coding sequence ATGCTACAAGTCAATGATCTTTCATTCTCATACGGCAGACACCGTGTACTCAAAGATATCAGTTTCCAAATCAAAACCGGGGAATTATGCGCCCTGTTCGGCCCCAATGGTACGGGCAAAACCACCTTGTTCAAGTGCTGCCTGAAATTTCTGAACCCGGACAGCGGAACGGTCCGGATCAACGGCAAAGATGTCCGCACCTTGCCCCCCAAACAGATGGCCCGTCTGGTGGCCTATGTGCCCCAGGCCCATCATTGTGCCTTCCACTTTACGGCCGGCCAGATCGTCCTCATGGGCCGGACCCCGCATTTGAACCGCTTTTTTACCCCAGGCGCCAAGGACCGCAAGCTGGCAGACCATGCCATGGAGGTCCTGGACATCAACCACCTTGCAGACACGGCGTTTAACCGGCTTTCCGGGGGGCAGCAGCAGATGGTGCTGATTGCCAGGGCCATTGCCCAGCAAACCGGGCTGATCTTTCTGGATGAACCGGCTGCCGCCCTGGATTTTAAAAACCAGATTCGCCTGTGGCAGACACTTCAACACATCGCTGAACAGGGAACAGCCATTCTGGCCTGCACCCACGATCCCAACCATGTCTCCTGGTTTTGCCACTCCACGATGGTTCTGGACAGGTCGCAACTTCTTGCCAAGGGTGCCCCCGGCCAGGTCATGACCCAGGCGATGATGGACCGTATCTATGGAGACACCTGTCAGGTGAAAGATTTAAACGGACTTAAAATTATGGTTCCCGGAACAGTGGACTCACAAACGACCAATGTTGTTGCATTCCCCGGGACCCGGAAAGGAACACATCACAAATGA